One window from the genome of [Clostridium] celerecrescens 18A encodes:
- a CDS encoding galactokinase produces MKISDTIQLLESKESEKLMTALYGKEAVRENIERYQSLIRNFQKKFPEDDVMLFSSPGRTEISGNHTDHNHGKVLAGSINLDCVGVAAKNNSRKVNIISETYNQSFEIDLDDLAPSDKKAGTIDLVKGLLKGFLEDGYEIGGFDACVTSNVISAAGVSSSASFEMLLCSIINTFFNNSTMDAVAYAHIGKFSENVYWDKASGLLDQMACAVGGLITIDFKDPAVPVVEKIDFDFGSKNHSLIIVNTGKGHADLSADYSSVPAEMKKVAEFFGKEVCAEITEKEVIDNLQEIRDFAGDRSVLRALHFFEENKRVEAEVAALKENRFEDFLKKITESGNSSWKWLQNCFTNTSFQEQGITIALALTELFLAEKNTGACRIHGGGFAGVIMTMLPNELVDEYISYIEKAMGEGNAYRMSIRPYGAICFNEIINQ; encoded by the coding sequence ATGAAGATAAGTGATACGATTCAGCTGCTGGAGTCTAAAGAGTCAGAAAAGCTTATGACTGCTTTATATGGAAAAGAGGCTGTCAGGGAGAACATTGAACGTTATCAGAGCCTTATAAGAAACTTCCAGAAGAAATTTCCGGAGGATGATGTGATGCTGTTTTCCTCGCCAGGGCGCACGGAGATCAGCGGAAACCATACCGATCATAACCACGGAAAGGTGCTGGCTGGAAGTATTAATCTGGATTGTGTAGGAGTAGCAGCAAAAAACAACAGCAGAAAAGTAAATATAATCAGTGAAACTTATAACCAGAGCTTTGAGATCGATCTGGATGACTTGGCTCCAAGCGATAAGAAGGCAGGAACCATTGACCTGGTAAAAGGTCTTTTAAAGGGCTTCTTAGAGGATGGGTATGAGATCGGCGGTTTTGATGCCTGCGTAACCAGTAATGTAATCAGTGCGGCAGGTGTCAGCTCCTCTGCTTCCTTTGAGATGCTGCTTTGTTCTATTATAAATACATTCTTTAATAATAGCACCATGGATGCTGTGGCATATGCCCATATCGGCAAGTTTTCTGAAAATGTATACTGGGACAAGGCTTCCGGCCTTTTGGACCAGATGGCATGTGCTGTAGGGGGACTTATTACCATTGATTTTAAGGACCCGGCAGTTCCGGTCGTAGAGAAGATTGATTTTGATTTTGGCTCAAAGAATCACAGCCTAATTATTGTCAATACAGGAAAAGGTCATGCGGATTTGAGCGCAGATTATTCCTCAGTTCCGGCAGAAATGAAAAAGGTTGCAGAATTTTTCGGAAAAGAAGTCTGCGCTGAAATCACAGAAAAAGAGGTTATTGACAATTTACAGGAAATCAGGGATTTTGCCGGTGACCGTTCTGTCCTTCGCGCCCTCCATTTCTTTGAAGAGAATAAGAGAGTAGAAGCAGAAGTAGCAGCTTTAAAAGAAAACCGGTTTGAGGACTTTTTAAAGAAAATTACCGAATCTGGAAATTCCTCCTGGAAATGGCTGCAGAACTGCTTTACCAACACCAGCTTCCAGGAGCAGGGTATCACCATTGCCCTGGCTCTTACGGAACTTTTCCTGGCAGAGAAAAATACAGGTGCATGCAGAATACATGGAGGCGGATTTGCCGGTGTCATCATGACCATGCTGCCTAATGAGCTGGTAGATGAATATATTTCCTATATCGAGAAAGCCATGGGAGAGGGCAATGCTTACCGAATGAGCATCAGGCCATATGGAGCCATCTGCTTTAATGAGATAATCAATCAATAA
- a CDS encoding cytidylate kinase-like family protein — MKEKKNLVITIGRQYGSGGRIVGKALAEELGIHFYDEEILSITSEQSAVGEVFFRLADEKAGSNLLYKIVSGLKPQLGKPSTDSDIVKPENLFRFQSQVIKELASEESCIIAGRCGDYILGREKEEFPGLVKIFVYADTETLIKRTMEVDKVDEKEAAKRVKKINRERKEYYRYYTGENWENWNNYDLIINTSSIDLEQTAKLIKDYIKLRGIEL, encoded by the coding sequence ATGAAAGAAAAGAAAAATCTGGTCATCACCATAGGAAGGCAGTACGGCAGCGGCGGCCGAATCGTGGGAAAAGCCCTTGCAGAGGAGCTGGGAATTCATTTTTATGATGAAGAGATTTTGTCCATAACTTCGGAGCAAAGTGCCGTTGGAGAGGTATTTTTCCGTCTGGCAGATGAAAAGGCGGGAAGTAATCTGCTTTATAAAATCGTAAGCGGCTTAAAGCCACAGCTTGGGAAACCCTCAACGGATTCGGACATTGTGAAACCGGAGAATCTGTTCCGTTTCCAGTCCCAGGTCATTAAAGAGCTGGCATCGGAAGAGTCCTGCATTATAGCCGGACGGTGCGGAGATTACATCTTAGGCCGTGAAAAGGAAGAATTTCCGGGCCTGGTGAAAATCTTTGTTTATGCAGACACGGAAACCCTCATCAAGCGTACCATGGAAGTGGATAAGGTTGATGAGAAGGAAGCGGCAAAGCGGGTAAAGAAGATTAACCGGGAGCGGAAGGAGTATTACCGCTACTATACCGGTGAAAACTGGGAAAATTGGAACAATTATGATCTGATTATCAATACCAGCAGCATTGACTTAGAGCAGACCGCGAAGCTGATTAAGGATTATATTAAGCTTAGAGGAATTGAGTTATAA
- a CDS encoding DUF4180 domain-containing protein: MNIKTIRNQNIVILNKDEKISTAQDILDIMASSQYQCNCIGMILYKESLDESFFDLKTGLAGEILQKFSNYRFKLAIIGDFSDYTSKSLRDFIYECNKGNQIYFKNGLDSALSALVP, encoded by the coding sequence ATGAATATAAAAACAATAAGAAACCAGAATATTGTAATTCTTAACAAGGACGAAAAGATATCCACTGCTCAAGATATACTTGATATAATGGCTTCGTCCCAATACCAATGTAATTGCATCGGCATGATCCTGTATAAAGAAAGCCTTGATGAAAGCTTCTTTGATCTTAAAACAGGTTTAGCAGGGGAAATCCTGCAGAAATTTTCAAACTACCGTTTTAAGCTTGCAATCATAGGGGATTTTTCAGACTATACCAGCAAAAGTCTAAGGGATTTTATTTATGAATGCAACAAAGGAAACCAGATTTACTTTAAGAATGGCTTAGATAGCGCCTTGTCGGCACTGGTACCGTAA
- a CDS encoding helix-turn-helix domain-containing protein, whose amino-acid sequence MREKYYSVEQISEMLNIHPKTIQRYIREGKLRAGKIGKSWRVTGHDLSVFMESTKIPSGKETSHSINKSDYEIKVSSVIDIDVEGMDDAIRIMNTVTAALNTNLPEYGHPTMHAQFLESECKVRVTIWGNIQFAQAIIQLIMDLVETIKQEDYE is encoded by the coding sequence ATGAGAGAGAAATATTATTCAGTAGAACAAATATCAGAAATGCTTAATATCCACCCAAAAACAATCCAGCGCTACATCAGGGAAGGAAAGCTGAGAGCAGGAAAGATCGGAAAAAGCTGGAGAGTGACCGGACATGACTTAAGTGTTTTTATGGAAAGCACAAAAATACCAAGTGGAAAGGAAACCAGCCATTCTATTAATAAATCCGACTATGAAATAAAGGTATCTTCCGTAATTGATATCGATGTCGAGGGAATGGATGATGCCATTCGTATTATGAATACTGTTACTGCCGCGCTGAATACTAATCTTCCGGAATATGGCCATCCGACCATGCATGCACAATTTCTGGAATCAGAATGCAAAGTTCGTGTCACCATATGGGGGAACATCCAATTCGCACAGGCAATCATTCAGTTAATTATGGACTTGGTTGAGACGATTAAACAGGAGGATTATGAATGA
- a CDS encoding FAD-dependent oxidoreductase, with protein sequence MKKIVIIGGVAGGASCAARLRRLDEEANIIMFERGEYISYANCGLPYHVGDVIKSRDALLLQSPEAMKKKYNIDVRVKNEVTSIDRENKKITVRRLDSGETYEETYDTLVISTGSSPVRPPIPGIGSTRIQTLWTVPDTDRIRALIKENKIKTAAVIGGGFIGLEMAENLRHAGLSVSLIEMLDQVMTPVDYEMAQLLHEHILQNGVDLHLNDGVAAFEDEDGSVAITLKSGKTISAELVILSIGVRPNSELAKAAGLSVNERGGIVVDEYLKTSDPDIYAVGDVIQVDDLIFQEPAMVPLAGPANKQGRIAANNIAGAQETYKKTQGTSVAKVFDLAVASTGANEKALIKRGLLKGRDYESIIITQNSHAGYYPGAVPITLKLLFSADGKKIFGAQIVGRDGVDKRIDTLAVAIRLGAGISELKSLELAYAPPFSSAKDPVNMAGFVAENLITGKVAFSSWDAVEQNPETVLLDVREDAELMAFSLPNAKHIPLGQLRNRLKELDPSRKIIVFCAIGVRAYNAVRLLMQNGFHNVKLYPGGARFYQSTHYTAEGVIPTEQTVYSDSGQMETKNIPTSAMRLDCSGMQCPGPIMKVFETMKEMPDGAVMEVSASDPGFTRDIGAWCRRTGNELMACELRGKDYVALVKKGTPAAPEKTEAAEGKTIIVFSGDLDKVLASFIIANGAAAMGRPVTMFFTFWGLTALRKAEKQPVRKSPVESMFGFMLPRGSKKLKLSKMNMGGMGTAMMKKIMNDKNVDSLETLIQKAMKSGVKIVACTMSMDVMGIRPEELINGVELGGVGAYLGDAEESNVNLFI encoded by the coding sequence ATGAAGAAAATTGTAATTATCGGCGGAGTAGCCGGAGGAGCCAGCTGTGCAGCCAGGCTGCGCAGGCTTGACGAGGAGGCAAACATCATTATGTTTGAGCGGGGGGAATACATTTCCTACGCCAACTGCGGCCTTCCTTATCATGTAGGAGATGTGATTAAATCCAGAGATGCATTGCTGCTGCAGTCGCCGGAAGCTATGAAAAAGAAATATAATATTGATGTCAGAGTAAAAAATGAAGTCACCTCCATTGACCGGGAAAATAAAAAAATTACGGTCCGCAGGCTGGATTCCGGGGAAACTTATGAGGAAACCTATGACACCTTAGTCATTTCTACCGGTTCTTCACCGGTCCGCCCACCCATTCCGGGAATCGGGTCTACCCGTATCCAGACTCTCTGGACGGTTCCTGATACAGACCGCATTCGCGCTCTGATTAAAGAAAACAAAATTAAAACAGCCGCTGTCATCGGGGGAGGCTTTATTGGCCTTGAAATGGCTGAAAACCTCCGTCACGCAGGTCTTTCTGTTTCCCTCATTGAGATGCTTGATCAGGTTATGACACCTGTAGATTACGAAATGGCTCAGCTGCTCCACGAGCACATCCTGCAAAATGGGGTAGACCTCCATCTGAATGACGGAGTAGCTGCGTTTGAAGATGAGGATGGATCTGTGGCCATTACTTTAAAAAGCGGAAAAACCATCTCCGCGGAACTGGTCATCCTTTCCATCGGTGTACGGCCCAACAGTGAACTGGCAAAGGCAGCCGGCCTTTCCGTCAATGAACGCGGCGGTATTGTGGTAGATGAATATTTAAAGACTTCGGATCCGGATATCTATGCCGTAGGCGATGTGATTCAGGTGGATGACCTTATATTCCAGGAACCGGCTATGGTCCCCCTTGCAGGACCTGCCAACAAACAGGGACGTATTGCAGCCAACAATATTGCAGGAGCTCAGGAAACCTATAAAAAAACCCAGGGAACATCTGTTGCAAAAGTATTTGATTTAGCTGTGGCTTCCACCGGTGCAAATGAAAAGGCTCTGATCAAGAGGGGCCTTCTAAAGGGAAGGGATTATGAAAGCATCATCATTACCCAGAATTCCCATGCAGGCTATTATCCCGGCGCCGTGCCCATAACTCTGAAGCTTCTTTTCTCCGCCGATGGTAAAAAGATATTCGGAGCACAGATCGTGGGCCGCGACGGAGTTGATAAACGGATCGATACTCTGGCGGTGGCCATCCGCCTTGGTGCAGGAATCTCTGAATTAAAGAGCCTGGAGCTTGCTTATGCTCCTCCTTTCTCCTCAGCAAAGGATCCGGTCAACATGGCGGGCTTTGTGGCTGAAAACCTGATTACAGGAAAGGTTGCATTTTCATCCTGGGATGCTGTGGAACAAAACCCGGAGACCGTACTGCTTGATGTCAGAGAGGATGCAGAGCTAATGGCCTTTTCCCTGCCAAATGCAAAGCATATTCCTTTGGGGCAGTTAAGAAACCGTTTAAAGGAGCTGGATCCTTCCAGGAAAATCATCGTCTTCTGTGCCATTGGAGTCCGGGCCTACAATGCTGTCCGCCTTCTGATGCAGAACGGATTTCATAATGTCAAGCTTTATCCCGGCGGCGCCAGATTCTATCAGTCGACCCATTATACGGCTGAAGGGGTTATTCCTACTGAACAAACCGTTTATTCCGACAGCGGCCAGATGGAAACGAAAAATATCCCCACCTCCGCCATGCGTTTAGACTGCAGCGGCATGCAGTGCCCCGGTCCCATCATGAAGGTGTTTGAAACCATGAAGGAGATGCCGGACGGAGCAGTTATGGAGGTGTCTGCCTCTGATCCTGGTTTTACCCGGGACATCGGCGCCTGGTGCAGGCGTACCGGAAATGAGCTTATGGCCTGTGAACTCCGCGGAAAGGATTACGTTGCCCTGGTAAAGAAAGGAACTCCGGCTGCTCCTGAAAAAACAGAAGCAGCCGAAGGAAAGACCATCATCGTATTTTCCGGTGACCTTGACAAGGTTTTGGCAAGCTTTATCATCGCTAATGGCGCTGCGGCCATGGGCAGACCTGTTACCATGTTCTTTACCTTCTGGGGATTGACGGCATTAAGAAAGGCAGAAAAACAGCCGGTCCGCAAATCACCGGTGGAATCCATGTTTGGATTTATGCTTCCCAGGGGCAGTAAAAAATTAAAATTATCAAAAATGAATATGGGCGGAATGGGAACCGCTATGATGAAAAAGATCATGAACGATAAAAATGTGGATTCACTGGAAACCCTGATCCAGAAGGCCATGAAATCCGGAGTAAAAATTGTTGCCTGCACCATGAGCATGGATGTCATGGGAATCCGGCCCGAGGAATTGATCAACGGAGTGGAACTTGGAGGCGTAGGCGCTTATCTGGGGGATGCGGAAGAATCCAATGTAAATTTATTTATTTAG
- a CDS encoding glutathione peroxidase, producing the protein MSVYDFTVKEMDGTEKPLSDFAGKVLLIVNTATVCGFTPQYTDLQAMYDEYGVKGFEILDFPCNQFGNQAPGDNDEIHSFCTGRFGVTFPQFAKIDVNGENAIPLYRYLVNEKGFEGFDPGHELTSRLEQKFETLNPNYKNEPDIKWNFTKFLVDRQGNVVRRFEPTADMKYVKEVVKSLL; encoded by the coding sequence ATGTCTGTTTATGATTTTACAGTGAAAGAGATGGATGGCACAGAGAAACCTTTATCCGATTTTGCAGGCAAAGTGTTACTCATCGTCAATACGGCAACTGTTTGTGGGTTCACTCCCCAGTACACGGACCTTCAGGCCATGTATGACGAGTATGGTGTCAAAGGATTTGAGATTCTTGATTTTCCCTGTAACCAGTTTGGAAACCAGGCGCCTGGCGATAACGATGAAATTCATTCCTTTTGTACCGGACGCTTTGGAGTCACCTTTCCCCAGTTTGCAAAGATTGATGTAAATGGAGAGAATGCGATTCCTCTGTACCGATACCTGGTGAATGAAAAGGGCTTTGAAGGCTTTGATCCGGGACACGAGCTGACTTCCCGCCTGGAACAGAAGTTTGAAACGCTTAATCCCAATTATAAAAATGAACCGGATATTAAGTGGAATTTCACTAAATTCCTTGTAGATCGCCAGGGAAACGTGGTCAGGCGCTTTGAGCCTACCGCAGATATGAAGTATGTAAAAGAGGTTGTAAAGAGTTTATTATAA
- a CDS encoding MarR family winged helix-turn-helix transcriptional regulator, whose protein sequence is MDYDKLKLENQLCFPLYACSREIIKWYKPFLDEIGLTYTQYIAMMVLWERKQVTIKKMGELLYLDSGTLTPLLKKMEGAGLLKRSRAKEDERSVIVELTEKGERLKDQAVTIPDRISRCVPVNKEEFKTLYRLLYQILGQTDPTKAPPRES, encoded by the coding sequence ATGGACTATGATAAATTAAAATTGGAGAACCAGCTTTGTTTTCCGCTTTATGCCTGCTCCCGTGAGATTATCAAATGGTATAAACCATTTCTTGATGAGATTGGTCTTACCTATACCCAGTATATCGCTATGATGGTTTTATGGGAGAGAAAGCAGGTCACTATAAAGAAAATGGGAGAGCTTTTGTATCTGGACAGCGGCACCCTGACCCCTTTGTTAAAAAAGATGGAAGGTGCCGGCCTGCTCAAACGGAGCCGTGCCAAGGAAGACGAGAGAAGTGTGATCGTTGAATTGACGGAAAAGGGAGAGCGGCTAAAAGACCAGGCTGTAACCATCCCTGACCGGATCTCCCGATGTGTTCCTGTAAATAAAGAGGAGTTCAAAACCTTATACCGGCTTCTGTACCAGATTTTAGGCCAGACCGACCCAACAAAAGCACCCCCGCGTGAATCCTGA
- a CDS encoding FAD-binding oxidoreductase, translated as MNTCNFNGLTGRVVTPDDPCYHELRQVYNRAVQKFPLAIVYCQNQEDVSNAVLWSRRNHICLRIRNGGHNYEGYSTGDDILDIDLSEMNQLAINENAHLLHVQGGVTNKQLYEFVSSKGYPFPGGTCPTVGVGGYALGGGFGLSCRYFGLGCDNLLEIRMVNYEGCIINANSQENSDLFWACRGAGGGNFGVIVSMTFRLPHKVNKVTLIDIRYPHADQEKQSLFLLTWQDWLKDADQRVTLISRIYNDLMEGLAIIARGIFYGPPEVALGIIAPLLELGGVKYSLKYVTFLEAVTIIGDFYPPYEKFKSASRFAVRDFSSCESYNIAGLIKERAEGSVYASISFYALGGRVAEVDVDETAFFYRDAHFIVWLDTVFEDHRCQNAAWIADRFSYLKSVTDGAYVNFPYACLPCYLEEYYGTHVCRLKKVKEKYDPLNIFTFPQGIGEFYNMDFTASNCCNLSW; from the coding sequence ATGAACACCTGTAATTTTAACGGGCTTACCGGTCGTGTTGTAACTCCAGACGACCCTTGTTATCATGAACTAAGACAAGTATATAACAGAGCAGTCCAAAAATTCCCCCTGGCCATTGTCTACTGTCAGAACCAGGAAGATGTCAGCAATGCTGTTTTGTGGTCCCGAAGAAACCATATCTGCCTGCGGATCCGAAACGGAGGCCATAACTATGAAGGCTACTCCACTGGAGATGATATACTTGACATTGATTTAAGTGAAATGAACCAGCTTGCCATAAATGAAAACGCCCATTTACTTCACGTTCAGGGAGGCGTAACTAACAAACAGCTATACGAATTCGTCTCATCAAAAGGTTACCCCTTCCCTGGCGGGACCTGCCCCACGGTTGGGGTAGGCGGATATGCCTTAGGCGGAGGCTTCGGACTCTCCTGCCGCTACTTTGGACTTGGCTGCGACAATCTTTTAGAAATCCGTATGGTCAATTACGAAGGCTGCATTATAAATGCCAACTCACAGGAAAACTCCGATTTATTTTGGGCCTGCCGGGGAGCGGGGGGAGGAAACTTTGGCGTAATCGTTTCCATGACATTCCGCCTTCCTCATAAGGTAAATAAAGTTACACTCATAGACATAAGATATCCCCATGCAGACCAGGAAAAGCAGTCCTTGTTTCTTCTGACCTGGCAGGACTGGCTAAAGGATGCCGATCAGAGAGTAACCTTGATCTCAAGGATTTACAATGACCTAATGGAAGGACTTGCAATTATCGCAAGAGGTATTTTTTACGGTCCTCCTGAAGTAGCCCTGGGAATCATTGCTCCCCTCCTTGAGCTTGGAGGTGTAAAATACAGTTTAAAATACGTGACCTTCCTGGAAGCTGTTACAATTATCGGGGACTTTTATCCTCCCTATGAAAAGTTCAAATCAGCAAGCCGTTTCGCTGTTCGGGACTTTAGCAGCTGCGAAAGCTATAACATTGCCGGGCTTATAAAAGAACGGGCTGAAGGCTCCGTTTATGCCAGCATCTCCTTTTATGCCCTGGGAGGCAGGGTGGCGGAGGTGGATGTGGATGAAACCGCATTTTTCTACCGCGATGCTCACTTTATTGTCTGGCTTGATACCGTATTTGAAGACCATAGATGCCAAAATGCCGCCTGGATAGCTGATAGATTCAGCTATTTGAAATCAGTTACCGACGGTGCTTATGTGAATTTCCCCTATGCATGCCTTCCCTGCTATCTTGAAGAATATTATGGTACCCATGTCTGCAGATTAAAAAAGGTAAAGGAGAAATATGATCCGCTCAACATTTTTACCTTTCCTCAGGGGATCGGCGAATTTTATAACATGGACTTTACAGCTTCTAATTGCTGTAACCTTTCCTGGTAA
- a CDS encoding HD-GYP domain-containing protein: MKLMLPLLCRILAVADALDAMTSNLAYRKAMDSLDAMEEIRRYSGTQFDPEIAKLFLELNKIY; this comes from the coding sequence ATGAAACTTATGCTACCACTGTTATGCCGCATACTGGCAGTTGCCGATGCATTAGATGCCATGACAAGCAACCTGGCTTACCGCAAGGCTATGGACAGCCTGGATGCAATGGAAGAAATCAGACGCTATTCCGGAACACAATTTGACCCAGAAATCGCAAAATTGTTTCTGGAGCTTAACAAAATTTACTGA
- a CDS encoding LysM peptidoglycan-binding domain-containing protein, producing MKGSNLMTPCPEGLLSYTIQSGDTLWLISQRFRTTVEEIMVVNPGITPNNLMVGQVICVPQGSRNRNMPSQAGPRTQPMTGPQTQPMTQPRTQPMTGPQTQPMTGPQTQPMTGPQTQPMTGPQTQPMTGPQTQPMTGPQTQPMTGPQTQPMTGPQTQPMTGPQTQPMTQPRTQPMTGPQTQPMTGPQTQPMTGPQTQPMTGPQTQPMTGPQTQPMTGPQTQPMTGPQTQPMTGPMTQPQRRTQTQPQTSVPESGMNNCSGTMQSYTIQAGDNLWLISRRHSITIDEIMEANPGINPNRLFIGQVICIPQAGGKRNMPSQAQPMTGPQTQPQTQPQTQPQTQPQTQPQTQPQTQPMTQPQTQPMNQPMSQSFIEEDRRRRNIRTRCPEGLHPYTVQAGDTLWLISQHHYTTVEAIMESNPGITPGNLYVGQVICIPRSAECAMPERPQNRPRNEEGRREERTEEERRRERMEEDRRRGRTEEEGRMERPEEERRRGRIENLCPGGLHSYIIEANDTLWIIAQRFQTTVEAIMSVNPGLNPTNLFVGQVICIPFGQRQQPICPTPQPMPLPQPMPTPQPMPTPQPMPTPQPMPTPQPMPTPQPMPTPQPMPTPQPMPTPQPMPMPQPQPPITACISEAEQNVSNYLRLLWLQHVYWTRMVIEGIAFDLPSLKITTDRLLQNPMDFEEVLVSFYGQDTAAKFAELLTTHLTIANELVIAAKEGNVDAASDAEKRWYENADQIATFLSNINPNWSVDDWQEMLYNHLAMTKTEANDILTQNYEDSVEIFADIERGALEMADVMTQGIVQQFMQFFR from the coding sequence TTGAAAGGCAGTAATCTTATGACTCCTTGCCCTGAAGGATTGCTCTCCTACACGATTCAATCCGGTGATACACTATGGCTTATTTCACAGCGCTTTCGTACTACCGTAGAGGAAATTATGGTTGTAAATCCTGGAATAACCCCCAATAATCTGATGGTTGGGCAGGTGATCTGCGTTCCCCAAGGAAGCAGGAACCGCAATATGCCATCACAGGCGGGGCCCCGGACCCAGCCGATGACCGGACCCCAGACCCAGCCGATGACTCAGCCCCGGACCCAGCCAATGACAGGTCCCCAGACCCAGCCGATGACCGGTCCCCAGACACAACCGATGACAGGACCCCAGACCCAGCCGATGACCGGACCCCAGACCCAGCCAATGACAGGACCCCAGACCCAGCCGATGACAGGACCCCAGACCCAGCCGATGACAGGACCCCAGACCCAGCCGATGACCGGACCTCAGACCCAGCCGATGACCGGACCTCAGACCCAGCCGATGACTCAGCCCCGGACCCAGCCGATGACCGGACCTCAGACCCAGCCGATGACCGGACCTCAGACCCAGCCGATGACAGGACCTCAGACCCAGCCGATGACCGGACCTCAGACCCAGCCGATGACCGGACCTCAGACCCAGCCGATGACCGGACCTCAGACTCAGCCGATGACAGGTCCCCAGACCCAGCCGATGACTGGTCCAATGACTCAGCCTCAGCGCAGGACCCAGACTCAGCCACAGACATCTGTTCCGGAAAGCGGCATGAATAATTGTTCAGGAACGATGCAATCCTATACAATTCAAGCCGGAGATAACCTGTGGCTTATTTCGCGGCGTCATTCCATAACCATTGACGAAATTATGGAGGCGAATCCGGGTATAAATCCGAATCGCCTGTTTATTGGTCAGGTTATCTGTATTCCACAGGCGGGCGGAAAGCGTAATATGCCTTCACAAGCTCAGCCGATGACTGGACCCCAGACTCAGCCGCAGACTCAGCCGCAGACCCAGCCGCAGACCCAGCCGCAGACCCAGCCTCAGACACAGCCCCAGACTCAGCCTATGACCCAACCCCAGACCCAGCCTATGAATCAGCCTATGTCTCAATCTTTTATAGAGGAAGACCGGAGGCGCAGAAACATAAGGACCAGATGTCCGGAAGGTTTACATCCCTATACAGTTCAGGCCGGTGATACCTTATGGCTTATTTCACAGCACCATTACACTACAGTAGAAGCAATTATGGAGTCTAACCCGGGTATAACTCCAGGTAATCTGTATGTTGGCCAGGTAATCTGCATTCCTCGGTCAGCAGAATGCGCTATGCCTGAAAGACCACAAAACCGGCCACGCAATGAAGAAGGACGGAGAGAGGAACGCACGGAAGAAGAGCGTAGAAGGGAACGCATGGAGGAAGATCGAAGAAGGGGACGCACTGAGGAAGAAGGTAGGATGGAACGCCCAGAAGAAGAACGAAGAAGGGGACGCATCGAGAATCTCTGCCCAGGAGGATTACATTCTTATATCATAGAGGCTAATGATACCCTTTGGATTATTGCACAACGTTTTCAGACTACGGTTGAAGCGATCATGTCTGTAAATCCAGGTCTTAATCCTACCAATCTGTTTGTTGGTCAGGTGATTTGTATCCCATTTGGACAGAGGCAGCAACCAATCTGCCCGACTCCGCAGCCGATGCCGTTGCCGCAGCCAATGCCGACTCCGCAGCCAATGCCGACTCCGCAGCCAATGCCGACCCCGCAGCCAATGCCGACCCCGCAGCCAATGCCGACCCCGCAGCCAATGCCGACCCCGCAGCCAATGCCGACTCCGCAGCCAATGCCGACTCCGCAGCCAATGCCGATGCCGCAGCCTCAACCCCCTATCACCGCGTGTATCAGCGAAGCAGAACAAAACGTATCTAACTATTTGAGACTTTTATGGTTACAGCATGTATACTGGACTAGAATGGTTATTGAAGGCATTGCTTTTGATCTTCCGAGTTTGAAGATTACAACAGATCGACTTCTGCAGAATCCTATGGATTTCGAAGAAGTATTGGTATCGTTTTATGGGCAGGATACAGCTGCAAAATTTGCAGAGCTGCTGACAACTCACCTTACTATTGCCAATGAACTTGTTATAGCGGCAAAGGAAGGCAATGTTGATGCTGCCTCCGATGCAGAAAAACGCTGGTATGAAAATGCTGATCAGATTGCAACGTTCCTTTCCAATATCAATCCAAATTGGTCGGTCGATGACTGGCAGGAAATGCTTTATAATCACCTTGCAATGACAAAAACAGAAGCTAATGATATTCTTACACAGAATTATGAAGACAGCGTAGAGATATTTGCGGACATTGAGAGAGGAGCCCTGGAAATGGCCGATGTCATGACACAGGGGATCGTACAGCAGTTCATGCAGTTTTTCAGATAG